A DNA window from Rhizobium sp. NXC14 contains the following coding sequences:
- the ftsE gene encoding cell division ATP-binding protein FtsE — MIHFENVGLRYGMGPEILRDLTFDIPKKSFQFLTGPSGAGKTSLLRLLFMSLQPTRGLIRMFGRDISEIPRPELPLLRRRVGIVFQDFRLLDHLTTYENVALPLRVRGKEESSYKTDVLELLKWVGLGERINVLPPVLSGGEKQRAAIARALMDRPEVLLADEPTGNVDPPMARRLLNLFLELNRLGTAVVIATHDLALMEQVEARRMILSEGHLDIYD; from the coding sequence TTGATCCACTTCGAGAATGTCGGTTTGCGCTATGGCATGGGCCCGGAAATCCTCCGGGACCTGACATTCGACATTCCGAAGAAATCCTTTCAGTTCCTGACGGGGCCATCCGGTGCCGGCAAGACCTCGCTGCTGCGGCTGCTCTTCATGTCGCTGCAGCCGACGCGTGGCCTCATCCGCATGTTCGGGCGCGACATTTCCGAAATTCCTCGGCCGGAATTGCCGCTGCTGCGCCGGCGTGTCGGCATCGTCTTCCAGGATTTTCGCCTGCTCGACCATCTCACGACCTATGAGAATGTCGCTTTGCCCTTACGGGTGCGCGGCAAGGAGGAAAGCTCCTACAAAACCGACGTTCTGGAACTATTGAAATGGGTCGGCCTCGGCGAACGCATCAACGTGCTGCCGCCGGTCCTCTCCGGTGGGGAAAAGCAGCGCGCCGCCATCGCCCGGGCGCTGATGGACCGGCCGGAAGTCCTGCTGGCTGACGAGCCCACCGGCAATGTCGACCCGCCGATGGCCAGGCGCCTGCTCAATCTTTTCCTCGAACTCAACCGGCTTGGTACGGCGGTCGTCATCGCCACCCATGATCTGGCGCTGATGGAACAGGTAGAAGCCCGCCGTATGATCCTCTCGGAGGGGCATCTCGATATCTATGACTGA
- a CDS encoding GNAT family N-acetyltransferase, translating to MVEVASASQADIDWLAREDATAGKVWVSRCVALGEYLVAREAGEIVGFLRFSRFWGRVPYMEMIRVLPGHRRSGVGTALFLAWERAMRGEGARLLMTSSECDESRPQDWHRRNGFTETGAIELPGLQSVPEVFFIKRIDYGLSSTPAPEKP from the coding sequence ATGGTGGAGGTGGCGAGCGCAAGTCAGGCGGATATCGACTGGCTGGCTCGCGAGGATGCCACTGCAGGCAAGGTGTGGGTATCGCGATGCGTCGCGCTTGGCGAATATCTCGTTGCCAGGGAGGCCGGCGAGATCGTCGGCTTCCTGCGCTTCTCCCGCTTCTGGGGCAGGGTTCCCTATATGGAGATGATCCGCGTTCTGCCTGGCCATCGCCGGTCGGGCGTCGGCACCGCGCTGTTTCTCGCCTGGGAAAGAGCCATGCGCGGCGAGGGCGCTCGGCTGCTGATGACGTCGAGCGAATGCGATGAGAGCCGGCCGCAGGACTGGCATCGCCGTAACGGATTTACAGAAACTGGTGCGATCGAGCTGCCTGGTCTGCAATCGGTGCCTGAGGTTTTTTTTATCAAGCGGATTGATTACGGCCTTTCCAGCACTCCAGCCCCGGAAAAGCCTTAG
- the lysA gene encoding diaminopimelate decarboxylase, with protein MNHFDYRDGILYAENVPVPEIAKAVGTPFYVYSTATLERHYRVFSEAFADVDSMVCYAMKANSNQAVLKTLGRLGAGIDVVSEGELRRALAAGIPASRIMFSGVGKTPQEMDFALEAGIYCFNVESEPELEILNQRAVNAGKKAPVSFRINPDVDAKTHAKISTGKKENKFGISWDRARGIYAHAAKLPGIEVTGIDMHIGSQITELQPFDDAFKLLRDLVATLRADGHSIHHVDIGGGLGVPYKDDNNPPPLPDAYAAIVKNQLRGLNCKIVTEPGRLIVGNAGILVTEVLYVKDGGEKTFVIVDGAMNDLIRPTLYEAYHEIRPVTISAANAPRIRADVVGPVCETGDYLALDREMAMPKPGDLMAVSTAGAYGAVQAGTYNSRLLVPEVLVRGSDFHVIRPRRTYAELISLDSVPAWLD; from the coding sequence GTGAACCATTTCGATTACCGCGACGGCATCCTTTACGCCGAGAACGTCCCCGTTCCGGAGATCGCCAAGGCGGTCGGCACGCCGTTCTACGTCTATTCAACCGCAACGCTGGAGCGCCACTATCGCGTCTTCTCGGAAGCCTTCGCCGATGTCGACTCCATGGTCTGCTATGCGATGAAGGCGAACTCGAACCAAGCCGTGCTGAAGACCCTGGGACGCCTCGGCGCCGGCATCGACGTCGTTTCGGAAGGCGAACTGCGCCGTGCACTTGCCGCCGGCATTCCGGCGAGCCGCATCATGTTTTCGGGCGTCGGCAAGACGCCGCAGGAGATGGATTTCGCCCTTGAGGCCGGCATCTACTGCTTCAACGTCGAATCCGAGCCTGAGCTGGAGATTCTTAACCAGCGCGCCGTCAACGCCGGCAAGAAGGCGCCGGTCTCCTTCCGCATCAATCCGGATGTCGATGCCAAGACGCATGCGAAGATCTCGACCGGCAAGAAGGAAAACAAGTTCGGCATCTCCTGGGATCGCGCCCGCGGCATCTATGCCCATGCCGCTAAGCTGCCCGGCATCGAAGTCACGGGCATCGACATGCATATCGGCAGCCAGATCACCGAGCTGCAGCCCTTCGACGACGCCTTCAAGCTGCTGCGCGATCTCGTCGCGACATTGCGTGCCGACGGCCACTCCATCCATCACGTCGATATCGGCGGTGGCCTTGGCGTTCCCTATAAGGATGACAATAATCCGCCGCCGCTGCCCGATGCCTATGCGGCGATCGTCAAGAACCAGCTTCGCGGCCTGAACTGCAAGATCGTCACCGAACCCGGTCGCCTGATCGTCGGCAATGCCGGCATTCTCGTGACCGAAGTTCTTTATGTTAAGGACGGCGGCGAGAAGACCTTCGTCATCGTCGACGGCGCGATGAACGACCTCATTCGACCGACGCTCTATGAGGCCTATCACGAGATCCGTCCGGTGACGATATCGGCAGCAAACGCGCCGCGCATCCGCGCCGACGTGGTTGGCCCCGTTTGCGAGACCGGCGATTATCTGGCGCTCGACCGCGAAATGGCGATGCCGAAGCCCGGCGACCTGATGGCCGTCAGCACTGCCGGCGCCTATGGCGCCGTGCAGGCCGGCACCTATAACAGCCGCCTGCTGGTGCCCGAAGTTCTCGTCAGGGGCAGCGATTTTCATGTGATCCGCCCGCGCAGGACCTATGCCGAGCTGATCAGCCTCGATTCCGTTCCGGCCTGGCTCGACTAG
- the hpt gene encoding hypoxanthine phosphoribosyltransferase, translated as MPVVRGKNIEPLFTAEQIAERNHAMAREIANGPTKDLLVIAVLKGSFIFAADLIRALHDTGLAPEVEFITLSSYGTGTVSQGVRIVKDIDSDVHGRDVLLIDDILESGRTLLFAKELLFERGARNVTIAVLLDKRVKRKEKLEADYVGFECPDYFVVGYGMDVAYAFRELPFVGVVTGDA; from the coding sequence ATGCCTGTCGTGCGCGGAAAAAATATCGAGCCGCTCTTCACCGCCGAGCAGATCGCGGAGCGCAATCATGCGATGGCGCGGGAGATCGCCAACGGTCCGACCAAGGACCTGCTCGTCATTGCCGTGCTCAAGGGCTCCTTCATCTTCGCCGCCGACCTGATTCGCGCCCTGCACGACACCGGACTTGCTCCCGAGGTCGAGTTCATCACGCTGTCGAGTTACGGCACCGGCACCGTTTCGCAGGGCGTGCGCATCGTCAAGGATATCGACAGCGACGTACATGGCCGAGACGTCCTCCTGATTGACGATATTCTCGAGTCCGGCCGCACGCTGCTCTTTGCCAAGGAACTGCTCTTCGAACGTGGCGCGCGCAACGTGACGATCGCCGTGCTGCTCGACAAGCGGGTCAAGCGCAAGGAAAAGCTGGAGGCCGATTATGTCGGCTTCGAATGTCCCGATTACTTCGTCGTCGGCTACGGCATGGACGTTGCCTATGCGTTTCGCGAACTGCCTTTCGTGGGCGTAGTGACCGGCGACGCCTGA
- a CDS encoding DUF2125 domain-containing protein — MAASSRSGSSQTGNSKKFLLLGGGILLVIALYTGGWFYAASALKTTVLKAIAPRDQAGVTGECSDIEFRGYPFRIGLFCSKVDVDDNVNGVSATFGALRSAAQVYAPSHIVWELDSPAEIRTTNGLSVSAQWTNLQASLTTRLQGIERSSTVIEGLKATAVSSYTGQTISFDAARTEIHLRQNGADLDGAISLQDANTAIKDWPQLFPKLSASIDLTIAGKAGLIDGSDPNGLNGSAGELRRIVADIGDGKVMTLTGPFSFDEQGFLSGKFKLEIERLGPWGDSLKQAFPDLAPTVNTATKMLKALAGGRDKVSVDLVVDRGNATVSGFIPLGQIPPI; from the coding sequence ATGGCAGCGTCAAGCCGATCCGGCAGCAGCCAAACCGGCAACAGCAAGAAATTCTTGTTGCTGGGCGGAGGCATCCTCCTGGTGATCGCGCTTTATACCGGCGGCTGGTTCTATGCCGCATCGGCCTTGAAAACGACGGTGCTGAAAGCAATCGCGCCGCGCGATCAGGCCGGCGTCACCGGCGAATGCTCCGATATCGAATTCCGCGGCTATCCTTTCCGCATCGGTCTGTTCTGCTCCAAGGTGGATGTCGACGACAATGTCAATGGCGTCTCCGCCACCTTCGGCGCATTGCGCTCCGCCGCGCAGGTCTATGCGCCGAGCCATATCGTCTGGGAGCTCGATTCACCGGCCGAAATCCGCACCACAAACGGCCTTTCGGTCTCGGCTCAGTGGACGAATCTGCAGGCGAGCCTGACGACCAGGCTGCAGGGCATCGAGCGCAGCTCGACTGTCATCGAGGGCCTGAAGGCGACGGCGGTCTCCTCCTATACCGGCCAGACGATCAGCTTCGACGCGGCTCGCACCGAAATTCACCTGCGCCAGAACGGCGCCGATCTCGACGGCGCGATCTCCTTGCAGGATGCGAACACCGCGATCAAGGACTGGCCGCAGCTCTTCCCGAAACTCTCTGCCAGCATCGATCTCACGATTGCCGGCAAGGCCGGCCTGATCGACGGCAGCGACCCGAACGGCCTCAATGGTTCTGCCGGCGAACTGCGTCGCATCGTTGCAGACATCGGCGATGGCAAGGTGATGACGCTCACCGGTCCGTTTTCCTTCGACGAGCAAGGCTTTCTCTCCGGGAAGTTCAAGCTGGAAATTGAACGGCTCGGCCCCTGGGGCGACAGCCTGAAACAAGCTTTCCCGGATCTTGCTCCGACCGTCAACACGGCGACGAAGATGCTGAAGGCGCTGGCCGGCGGTAGAGACAAGGTCTCAGTCGATCTCGTCGTCGATCGCGGCAATGCCACCGTCAGCGGCTTCATTCCGCTCGGTCAGATCCCACCGATCTAA
- a CDS encoding ABC transporter permease codes for MTEPPSRNREKAPVQPAAQQKRPEMRVRPTAPILPPSNIQGNALMVVISIMAFLACLTLGGVSMVRSTAASWESQISREITIQIKPDDNLDMEKALTQARDLALTFVGTKSGQIVDEAATARLLEPWLGPGLDLKDLPVPRLVVITIDENNPPDFDAMRGLLKDSIPQASLDDHRTWVDRLVSMAHTTVLIGTGVLLLVFSAMVLTVVFATRGALSGNRHIVEVLHFVGAESSFVATEFQKHFLKISFKGSAIGSALAALFFATAGFWQSRTLATPETDQATALFGTFSVGVLGYAGIFATMIVIALLTTVTARLTVMRTIYEIDTLRSDPTRTDGIAS; via the coding sequence ATGACTGAGCCCCCGTCCAGGAACCGAGAGAAGGCGCCGGTCCAGCCTGCCGCCCAGCAGAAGCGGCCGGAAATGCGCGTGCGCCCGACCGCGCCGATTCTGCCGCCTTCCAATATCCAGGGCAATGCCCTGATGGTGGTCATATCGATCATGGCCTTTCTCGCCTGCCTGACGCTCGGCGGCGTCAGCATGGTGCGTTCGACGGCGGCAAGCTGGGAGAGCCAGATCTCCCGCGAGATCACCATCCAGATCAAGCCGGACGACAATCTCGATATGGAAAAAGCGCTGACGCAGGCACGCGACCTGGCGCTGACATTCGTCGGTACCAAAAGCGGCCAGATCGTCGACGAGGCAGCCACCGCCCGGCTGCTCGAACCGTGGCTCGGCCCCGGCCTCGATCTCAAGGATCTGCCTGTTCCCCGTCTCGTCGTCATCACCATCGACGAAAACAATCCGCCGGATTTCGATGCAATGCGAGGGCTCCTCAAGGACAGCATTCCGCAGGCGAGCCTCGACGATCACCGCACCTGGGTTGACCGGCTGGTCTCCATGGCGCATACGACGGTGCTGATCGGCACCGGCGTGCTGCTCCTGGTCTTCTCGGCAATGGTGCTCACCGTCGTCTTCGCCACGCGCGGTGCGCTGTCGGGCAACCGCCACATCGTCGAAGTGCTGCATTTCGTCGGTGCCGAGAGCTCCTTCGTCGCCACCGAATTTCAGAAGCATTTTCTGAAGATCAGTTTCAAGGGCTCGGCGATCGGCAGCGCGCTTGCGGCTCTTTTTTTCGCCACCGCCGGCTTCTGGCAGAGCCGCACGCTGGCAACACCGGAGACGGATCAGGCAACGGCGCTGTTCGGCACCTTTTCCGTTGGTGTCCTCGGTTATGCCGGCATCTTCGCGACAATGATCGTCATCGCGCTCTTGACGACCGTCACGGCGCGGCTGACCGTCATGCGGACGATCTATGAAATCGATACATTGCGTTCGGACCCGACACGCACCGACGGCATCGCAAGTTGA
- a CDS encoding 1-acyl-sn-glycerol-3-phosphate acyltransferase — translation MIALRSVLFNTIFYANLIVRMIVLSPYYFVVPRLTAYEIPKNWARSNHWLMRMIVGTTFEIEGLENLPEGSFILAPKHQSFWDTYALLPDLKDPVYILKRELMWIPLFGWYAKKQRMIPVDRGARGKVMVEVLKRTREELSTGRQLIIYPEGTRRPPGAEPVYKYGIARMYRDLGIPVVPVAMHPGLFWPRRSVRRYPGHFKVRILPPIMPGMDPDAFFAHLIEVTERASDELLIDTVDRNPHLPLPPTAVARLTELRKVRAATA, via the coding sequence ATGATCGCCCTGCGTTCCGTCCTCTTCAACACGATCTTCTATGCCAATCTCATCGTCCGGATGATCGTGCTCTCGCCATATTATTTCGTGGTGCCGCGGCTGACCGCCTATGAGATCCCAAAGAATTGGGCGCGCTCCAACCACTGGCTGATGCGCATGATCGTCGGCACGACCTTCGAGATCGAGGGGCTGGAGAACCTGCCTGAGGGCAGTTTTATCCTGGCGCCGAAGCACCAGTCCTTCTGGGACACCTATGCGCTGCTGCCTGATCTCAAGGATCCGGTCTACATCCTGAAGCGCGAGCTGATGTGGATTCCGCTCTTTGGCTGGTATGCGAAGAAGCAGCGCATGATCCCGGTCGACCGCGGCGCCCGCGGCAAGGTGATGGTGGAAGTGCTGAAACGCACCAGGGAGGAGCTTTCGACCGGTCGCCAGCTGATCATCTATCCTGAGGGCACCCGCCGCCCGCCGGGTGCCGAGCCGGTCTATAAATACGGCATCGCCCGCATGTACCGCGATCTTGGCATTCCCGTCGTGCCGGTTGCGATGCATCCAGGCCTCTTCTGGCCGCGGCGGAGCGTCCGCCGTTATCCCGGTCATTTCAAGGTCAGGATCCTGCCGCCGATCATGCCGGGAATGGATCCCGATGCTTTCTTCGCTCATCTGATCGAGGTCACGGAACGGGCAAGCGACGAGCTCCTCATCGACACCGTCGACCGTAATCCGCATCTGCCGTTGCCGCCGACAGCGGTCGCTCGGCTGACCGAGCTGCGCAAAGTGAGGGCGGCGACGGCCTGA
- a CDS encoding TIGR02302 family protein has product MTSPSRQRKGAFALRPSLARLVTTKRLLARTVLFFEQLLPLLMPVLSIVAIYLSASWFGIFRNVPDWLRILLLIAFAAAFLVSLVPFRHLRWPKTAEADRMLEERNGLPHQPVAVQEDEPAYDTPFSRALWREHQVRMAEKIAALDAGMPRPDIAAHDRFALRAIPALLVVTAFGYSLSLNGGSVSDALQSAPEQVAVDPAVRIDAWVTPPSYTGRAPVYLTADGSEQAPIGVPQFSGLTVRVSGGKTAEKVVFHKANGEARDIAVQADAKPQQASAPAGEQPTAGAPANNALIAQTHVMKLEENGALEVNGRRWSFDVLPDKAPEIAFDGMPKASVNGALEIGFTVKDDYGVQEAHAEIVPLENDPTATPLYPLPEYRLDIPRRNARDAKGVTSRNLTEHPLAGKPVRITLVAKDAAGQTGRSPPYEMTLPSRPFNEPLAAAVAEERQVFALDTRKMPQAIALNEALTIRPEETIPKLTNYLLLESALARMKLARGEEALKDTAQYLWEIALGMEDGDLSLAERKLREAQQKLADALDRNAPDEEIKKLMDELRKAMQDYLTELAERMQNAPTMQPNQNAQNILRQQDLERMMDQIENLARSGNRDAAQQMLSELQRMMNNLQAGRPQRGQQGQENSEARKQIDKLGEILRDQQKLMEETFRLDQQLKDRMQRGESDMGENDPLLDDMMPGENGEPQDQQQGQQDQSQQGQGQKPSDQMTAEQLREALKQLRAQQDALGKQLGELQKKLGEMGMKPGPGFGQAQREMDGAGRELGQGRGDTAVENQGRALEALRQGARDMMNQMMQAQRGQQGQGPNGQVGQGDQNGRDPLGRPRMTNGYIDNDGVKVPDEIDVQRAREILDAIREKLGNNPPQEMERRYLERLLDIQ; this is encoded by the coding sequence ATGACAAGCCCCTCAAGGCAGAGGAAGGGTGCATTTGCGCTCCGTCCCTCGCTTGCCCGGCTGGTAACGACGAAACGCCTGCTGGCGCGCACCGTGCTCTTCTTCGAGCAACTGCTGCCGCTGCTGATGCCGGTCCTCTCCATCGTCGCCATTTATCTTTCGGCCTCCTGGTTCGGTATCTTCCGCAACGTGCCGGACTGGCTGCGCATCCTGTTGCTGATCGCCTTTGCCGCGGCGTTCCTCGTCTCGCTTGTTCCCTTCCGCCATCTGCGCTGGCCCAAAACCGCTGAAGCCGATCGCATGCTGGAAGAGCGCAACGGCCTGCCGCACCAGCCGGTTGCCGTCCAGGAAGACGAGCCGGCCTACGACACACCCTTTTCGCGGGCACTTTGGCGTGAGCACCAGGTGCGCATGGCCGAAAAGATCGCAGCACTCGATGCCGGCATGCCGCGGCCTGATATCGCCGCACATGACCGCTTCGCCCTGCGCGCCATCCCTGCTCTGCTTGTTGTCACCGCTTTTGGCTATTCGCTGTCGCTCAACGGTGGCTCGGTCAGTGACGCATTGCAGTCAGCGCCCGAACAGGTGGCGGTCGATCCGGCGGTGCGCATCGATGCCTGGGTGACGCCGCCCTCCTATACCGGTCGCGCGCCGGTTTACTTGACCGCCGACGGCAGCGAACAGGCGCCGATCGGCGTTCCGCAGTTCTCCGGCCTCACCGTGCGCGTCAGCGGCGGAAAGACGGCCGAAAAGGTCGTGTTCCACAAGGCGAACGGCGAGGCGCGAGATATCGCCGTGCAGGCTGACGCAAAGCCACAGCAGGCAAGCGCGCCTGCCGGCGAGCAGCCGACGGCCGGCGCGCCTGCCAATAATGCCCTCATCGCGCAGACGCATGTGATGAAGCTTGAGGAAAACGGCGCGCTCGAAGTCAACGGTCGCCGCTGGAGCTTCGACGTGCTGCCTGACAAGGCGCCTGAAATCGCCTTTGACGGCATGCCGAAGGCAAGCGTCAACGGCGCGCTGGAAATCGGCTTCACCGTCAAGGACGATTACGGCGTCCAGGAGGCCCATGCGGAGATCGTTCCTCTGGAAAATGATCCGACGGCGACGCCGCTATATCCGCTGCCGGAGTACCGGCTGGATATTCCCCGTCGCAACGCCCGCGACGCCAAGGGCGTGACCAGCCGGAATCTGACCGAACATCCGCTTGCCGGCAAGCCGGTGCGCATTACCCTCGTCGCCAAGGATGCCGCCGGCCAGACCGGCCGCAGCCCGCCCTACGAGATGACGCTGCCGTCGCGACCCTTCAACGAGCCGCTTGCCGCAGCTGTCGCCGAGGAACGGCAGGTTTTCGCGCTCGATACCCGTAAGATGCCGCAGGCGATCGCGCTGAACGAGGCGCTGACCATCCGTCCCGAGGAGACCATCCCCAAGCTTACCAACTACTTGCTGCTGGAATCGGCCTTGGCCCGCATGAAGCTGGCAAGAGGCGAGGAGGCTCTGAAGGATACTGCCCAGTATCTCTGGGAAATCGCGCTCGGCATGGAGGACGGCGATCTTTCGCTTGCCGAGCGCAAGCTGCGTGAAGCCCAGCAGAAGCTTGCAGACGCATTGGACCGCAACGCGCCCGACGAAGAGATCAAGAAGCTGATGGATGAGCTGCGCAAGGCGATGCAGGACTATCTGACGGAGCTTGCCGAACGCATGCAGAATGCCCCGACGATGCAGCCGAACCAGAACGCGCAGAACATCCTGCGCCAGCAGGATCTGGAACGGATGATGGACCAGATCGAGAATCTCGCCCGCTCCGGCAATCGCGACGCGGCACAGCAGATGCTGTCGGAATTGCAGCGCATGATGAACAACCTGCAGGCCGGCCGGCCGCAGCGGGGCCAGCAGGGTCAGGAAAACAGCGAAGCTCGCAAGCAGATCGACAAGCTCGGCGAGATCCTGCGCGATCAGCAGAAGCTGATGGAAGAAACCTTCCGCCTCGATCAGCAGCTCAAGGACCGTATGCAGCGTGGCGAATCCGATATGGGCGAAAACGATCCGCTGCTCGACGATATGATGCCGGGAGAGAATGGCGAACCGCAGGACCAGCAGCAAGGGCAGCAAGACCAGAGCCAGCAAGGTCAGGGCCAGAAACCTTCCGACCAGATGACCGCCGAGCAGCTCAGAGAAGCGCTGAAGCAGTTGCGCGCCCAGCAGGATGCCCTCGGCAAGCAGCTCGGGGAATTGCAGAAGAAACTCGGCGAAATGGGCATGAAGCCCGGCCCGGGCTTCGGCCAGGCCCAACGCGAGATGGACGGCGCCGGCCGCGAGCTCGGCCAGGGCCGCGGCGACACGGCCGTCGAGAACCAGGGCCGTGCGCTGGAAGCCCTTCGCCAGGGCGCTCGCGACATGATGAACCAGATGATGCAGGCGCAGCGGGGCCAGCAGGGACAAGGCCCGAACGGCCAGGTCGGCCAGGGCGATCAGAACGGCCGGGATCCGTTGGGGCGACCGCGCATGACCAACGGCTATATCGACAACGATGGCGTGAAGGTGCCTGACGAAATCGACGTTCAGCGCGCACGCGAAATTCTCGATGCGATCCGCGAGAAGCTCGGCAACAATCCGCCACAGGAAATGGAACGGCGGTATCTCGAACGGCTTCTGGACATCCAGTAA
- a CDS encoding response regulator — protein sequence MARILITEDEDSLRSFVARALRLDGHETDEAADGAEGLEKLKDGVYDLLLSDIRMPVMDGIELAHQAKDAFPALKILLMTGYAEQRERADDLAEKIIDVVAKPFALPDIRKAVARALVA from the coding sequence ATGGCAAGAATTCTGATTACGGAAGACGAGGATTCCCTGCGGTCTTTCGTAGCCCGGGCCTTGCGGCTTGACGGTCACGAGACCGATGAAGCGGCTGACGGCGCCGAGGGGCTGGAGAAGCTGAAGGACGGGGTCTACGATCTGCTGCTGTCGGACATCCGCATGCCCGTGATGGACGGCATCGAACTCGCCCATCAGGCGAAGGACGCCTTCCCAGCTTTGAAGATCCTGCTGATGACCGGCTATGCCGAGCAGCGCGAGCGCGCCGACGATCTCGCAGAAAAAATCATCGACGTCGTCGCAAAGCCATTTGCGCTTCCCGATATCCGCAAGGCTGTCGCCCGGGCACTTGTCGCTTAA
- a CDS encoding YdcF family protein — MTMGDTTRNPIRQDPELDRPAGLPPRRGPIRRLLRWGGFGCILAIALVFGGFLRFADSVTTLKPPAEPKADAIVVLTGGYQRIDQAVELLQKGAGKRLLISGVHPTTTPAQIRKMTQGSADLFSCCVDIGHDAIDTIGNAEETSNWIHARGYRSVLVVTNNYHMPRSLAELSYVDPEIEFIPYPVVNSDLKTRNWFTDPNAMRVMLAEYAKVLLTGARNITGFGRHTGLRSASVSGAD; from the coding sequence ATGACCATGGGCGATACGACACGCAATCCGATTCGGCAGGACCCGGAGCTTGATCGTCCGGCGGGCCTGCCGCCGCGGCGCGGTCCGATCCGCCGCCTGCTGCGCTGGGGCGGCTTTGGTTGCATCCTGGCAATCGCCTTGGTGTTCGGCGGCTTTCTGCGGTTTGCCGATTCCGTGACAACGCTCAAGCCTCCGGCCGAGCCCAAGGCAGACGCGATCGTCGTGCTGACAGGCGGCTACCAGCGTATCGACCAGGCCGTGGAACTGCTGCAGAAGGGGGCGGGCAAACGACTGCTGATCTCGGGCGTCCATCCGACGACGACGCCGGCGCAGATTCGCAAGATGACGCAAGGCTCGGCCGATCTTTTCTCCTGCTGCGTCGATATCGGCCACGATGCGATAGACACGATCGGCAACGCCGAGGAAACCTCCAATTGGATCCACGCCAGGGGATACAGAAGCGTTCTCGTTGTCACGAACAATTATCACATGCCGCGCAGCCTCGCAGAACTCTCCTATGTCGATCCGGAGATCGAGTTTATCCCCTATCCGGTGGTCAATTCGGATTTGAAGACCCGCAACTGGTTTACCGACCCGAACGCGATGCGGGTCATGCTCGCCGAATATGCAAAGGTGCTGTTAACGGGCGCTCGCAATATCACCGGCTTCGGCCGTCACACCGGACTGCGCTCGGCAAGTGTATCCGGCGCAGACTGA
- a CDS encoding gamma-glutamylcyclotransferase, which yields MDEFWVFGYGSLMWNPGFEFLERAEALVHGYRRSLCVRSFVHRGTPDNPGLVLGLDRGGACRGMAFRVSPQKWDEVIDYLRARELVTNVYLERRVRLQFAGGRRTEAVTYIADRDHEQYAGTLDALAAARVVNEARGQSGPNDAYVFNTLVHLRQMGIRDPWLEQVGNEVERLRAG from the coding sequence ATGGACGAATTTTGGGTGTTTGGCTACGGCTCGCTGATGTGGAATCCGGGCTTCGAGTTCCTGGAGCGGGCAGAAGCTCTGGTGCATGGTTACCGGCGTTCGCTGTGCGTCCGATCCTTCGTCCATCGCGGCACCCCGGACAATCCCGGCCTGGTTCTCGGCCTCGACAGGGGTGGAGCATGCCGTGGCATGGCGTTTCGTGTTTCGCCGCAGAAATGGGACGAGGTGATCGATTATCTCCGCGCCCGCGAACTCGTCACCAATGTCTATCTGGAGCGCCGGGTTCGGCTGCAGTTTGCCGGCGGTCGCCGAACGGAAGCGGTTACCTACATCGCTGATCGCGACCACGAGCAATATGCCGGTACGCTCGATGCGCTTGCGGCCGCGCGGGTGGTGAACGAGGCCAGGGGGCAGTCAGGCCCGAACGACGCCTACGTCTTCAACACGCTTGTGCACCTGAGACAGATGGGCATTCGCGACCCGTGGCTGGAGCAGGTCGGCAACGAGGTGGAGCGCCTGCGGGCCGGCTGA